The Gracilibacillus caseinilyticus genome segment TTTTTGCGATTAATTCCATCATTTCCACTGTCGCAATCATACCTGTTTTTATTGCTTGCGGCGGAATATCGGTAAGAACAGCGTCGAGTTGTTTTTCAATAAAATCAACAGTTAAATGCTGAACATCCTGAACGCCTTCAGTATTTTGTGCCACAACGGAAGTGATGACACTCATGCCATATACTTCTCTTTCCTGAAATACTTTTAAATCTGCCTGAATGCCAGCTCCACCTGTAGGATCTGTACCTGCAATCGTAAGTGCTGAAGCTATTTTATGCATAAGAAGATTCCGTTCCTTTCAAAGAGAAAGGCCATTCTTCCACCTGATAGGCCATTTCCCAGAATAAATATTCGAGCTGACAGCTTTTCATAAAGGCAAGTTTTGCTTTTTGTTTCTCTGTCTCGCCAGCTTCTTCTGCCCACTTATCTAATCGTTTGCGCAGTTCTGTTGTAACAGATGCCGTTTCATCTTGGGCATAGAACGAAATCCAATCATAAAACGGATGATTTTCTTGTGGTTTGTATTTCTTCATTAAATAGTGACCAATCTCTAAATAAGTCCAAGGGCATGGCAATAATGCCGCTATTAGTTCTCCAATGCTCCCTTGAAGCGCAACTGTTTTCATGTGTGTCACATAGTGATCTGCTGTTGGTGGTAATGGATAGCCTTGTAATTCATCATACGAAACACCTGCTACTTCGCACAAATTGTTATGAGGATGAATCTCACTGTGAAGGACAAAACCGATTTGCTCATAAAAGTAGTTCATCTCGTCCCGTACATCACTTTTTGATATAGCTAAACCATAAATATTGATAAACGCATTCAAATATTCAAAATCTGCTTTCACATAATGAATTATCGCTTCTTTCTTTAAATTTCCTTTCCCTAACCCTGTCACAAATGGGTGTTGAAAAATTCCTTCAAACACATCGTCGGCGGCCACACGTAATTCTTCACTAAATGTCATTTTCTATTCCTCCATCATATTTATTTTCATAACAAAAAGCCGCTCAGCTAAGCGGAGCGGCTCATTTTTGAATAAATAAATATCAAAAAGTCAGGCGTATGGACGTACACCTTCCGACTCCACTTTCCTACGCTGGTACTAACCAGTTCAGGTTCAAAGGGATCAAGAACATCATTCTTATCTCAGCTGCTACCTGCAGCACCCCTAGCGGAATTTCATTATGAAGTTAATTCCACTAAAACATGGAAAACTATCTTTGTCAAGCAACATGTGGTAATGCTCTACGTAAACTTGATGAGAAAAAATTGCTTGTGCCTGGTTTTAGAGAAGATGATTTAGTTTGTTTATTGAGGAAATTGAAATTTGGCTTCATTCCACATGCATATACAACTTCCTTTAATATGGATTATGTAAAGTGAGACTGTTTGACATTGTGGTAATTTTGATAGCTTTCATCTGCTTAGCAAAGCTTCGGAAATATGCCCCGCAGGACGCGAAGTGGTTGGCTGGAGCGACATTTCAGCATATAAAACCTTTCAAAATTATCACTAAGCTAGTAAGCTCCTAGTTAACATAATCCGTATTATAAGAACCCATACTTGAGCATGACTACTATTGGAATTCACCTTTATGAATGTACTTATATGCTTTTTTCTCATGAAAAAAGTTCCGGTCATTCTTCGATGACCGGAACCTGTTATACTAGTTTATAATCCCAAATGAATCGATTGGCCAGATTCGCATTTTCACATCACCAATTACGGCATCTTCATCAATAAAGCCGAATTGACGACTGTCTTTACTTACTCTGCGATTATCACCCAAAACAAATAATTTCCCTTCAGGTACTGTCTCACTACCTGTTAGCTCTTTAAGGGTGAAATCATATGTCAGCTGACCACCTTCCGAGAGAACGGATTTATACTCATCCAGATATGTTTCCTCATAAAACTCTCCATTAATGTAAAGCTTGTCATCTTTCATTTCAATCTGGTCACCTGCAAAACCAATCACTCGTTTGACATAATTATCTTCAGAGTCAGGAGCTTTAAAAGCAATTTCATCGAAACGCTCAATATCGCTCACTTTACTCAGAATAATTCTGTCTCCATCATGTAAATTCGGCATCATTGACTCACCTTTTACAACAGATGGTGTAATAAGGAAATGCCGACATACAAGCACGATTACTAGAGCGACTAATAATGCCTTCAGCCAGGAAAGCACTTCTTTTACAATTTTGTTTTCCATGGAGAAACCTTCTTTCATTTGTTAACTCTTTTCCTGTGGGTGATTGTATGATATTCTGTTTAAATGCAAACTATCGTAAACGCTAACGATATCATTTTAGCATGTTTTGTATATTATAGCATAGAAACAAGGTGAGAAAGTGCAAACTTTTAACAAAAAACATTATACACTTCTCTTTATTGCCGGTATTATTCTTCTAGCCTTTAACTTACGTCCTGCAATAACCTCAGTTGGACCTATCATAGGTATTATCCGTGAAGATTTATCGATCAGTAATTGGAGTGCAGGATTTTTAACAAGTCTTCCTTTAATTGCATTTGCAATCATTTCGCCAATAGCTCCACGCATTGCCAATAGAACGAGTAATGAGAAAGCATTATTATACGGGTTATTCATCCTGTTAGGTGGTATTCTCGTCCGCTCCACTTCTTCTATCCTATTTTTATTCACAGGAACTATACTGATAGGAGTCGGCATTGCAATCATAAATGTTATTTTGCCAAGTCTTATTAAAAGTAACTTTCCTGAAAAAATTGGTTTAATGACTGGAGTCTATACAACATCCATGTCAGTTGTGGCTGCCACAGCTTCGGGATTAAGTGTACCTTTAACGACTTCATTAGATTTAGGATGGAAATGGTCTTTAGCTAGTTGGAGTATTTTAGCTGTGCTTGGAATTGTCACTTGGATATTCGCGATGAATAAGGCACCTGTTGAGCAGGAGCGAGAATTATACCAACCGAGCACTACGAAACTAATGCGCTCTCCTGTGGCCTGGCAAGTTACCCTTTTTATGGGGTCTCAATCTTTCCTATTTTATGTCACGATCTCGTGGTTAGCTGAAATCCTGATCGCACACGGCTTTGCTAGCTCCAGCGCAGGGTGGTATGTCGCATACATGCAATTCGTCAGTTTACCTGCTACGTTTTTCACTCCAGTTATTGCAGGAAAACTTTCCGATCAGAAACCCGTTGTAGCTGTTTTTGGCGTCATTGGTATGATTGGCTATTTCATGCTGTATTTGGAGCCTGGACATTTAGGAACGTTCATTGCCATTACCTTAATCGGTATTATGCTAGGTGCAAGCATCAGTCTAGCTCTTGCATTACTCGGTTTACGTTCCACGAACGCAAGACAAGCTGCTGAGTTATCAGGTATGGCACAATCTTTTGGCTATACTTTAGCTTCTATCGGACCGATCCTTATCGGATTGCTATTCGACATGACTAACAGCTGGAAACCGTCTATTCTAACCATATTAGTGATGACGGTTGCCTTAATTATATTTGGCTTAGGCGCAAGCAGGAATAAATTTGTATTGGATGCATAAAATGTATTACCAGAAACATTTCCTTTCATTTTCATGATTGAGGGTGTATAATATCGGGTATACATGTAAGGGAGATGATTTCATGCAAAAATACATCACCCTCATTTTATTAGGTTTTATTATAAGTCATTTCACTATTTTTGATCAGCAACCTAATGTTCCAGCTAAGATCAACATCGAAGTAAATGAACATTTACAAACTTACAATAATATTGATGAAAATGATGGGTTATCTAGTAAACTACTACCAAATCCTATCGTCATTATACTCGCCATATTAAACACTGTATGTATTTTGCCAATCGTTTATCTGGTTGTTAAGCGAAAATTATTTTTACATGCAGTGTTTTTCCAATCTAGTTATCTGATCCCACATCGTTAATTTTCTTATCTACTAAGAGCAGATAAAGGAGGGAGAACGATGTGGTTCAGAATTCTAATGATTAGTTTATTCTCTTTCTCAGCAATCAGTGTATGGCTTTACCAAGGAATTGAAATATTCCATGCATTTGCTGATT includes the following:
- a CDS encoding CynX/NimT family MFS transporter, coding for MQTFNKKHYTLLFIAGIILLAFNLRPAITSVGPIIGIIREDLSISNWSAGFLTSLPLIAFAIISPIAPRIANRTSNEKALLYGLFILLGGILVRSTSSILFLFTGTILIGVGIAIINVILPSLIKSNFPEKIGLMTGVYTTSMSVVAATASGLSVPLTTSLDLGWKWSLASWSILAVLGIVTWIFAMNKAPVEQERELYQPSTTKLMRSPVAWQVTLFMGSQSFLFYVTISWLAEILIAHGFASSSAGWYVAYMQFVSLPATFFTPVIAGKLSDQKPVVAVFGVIGMIGYFMLYLEPGHLGTFIAITLIGIMLGASISLALALLGLRSTNARQAAELSGMAQSFGYTLASIGPILIGLLFDMTNSWKPSILTILVMTVALIIFGLGASRNKFVLDA
- the tenA gene encoding thiaminase II, with product MTFSEELRVAADDVFEGIFQHPFVTGLGKGNLKKEAIIHYVKADFEYLNAFINIYGLAISKSDVRDEMNYFYEQIGFVLHSEIHPHNNLCEVAGVSYDELQGYPLPPTADHYVTHMKTVALQGSIGELIAALLPCPWTYLEIGHYLMKKYKPQENHPFYDWISFYAQDETASVTTELRKRLDKWAEEAGETEKQKAKLAFMKSCQLEYLFWEMAYQVEEWPFSLKGTESSYA
- the lepB gene encoding signal peptidase I, with the translated sequence MENKIVKEVLSWLKALLVALVIVLVCRHFLITPSVVKGESMMPNLHDGDRIILSKVSDIERFDEIAFKAPDSEDNYVKRVIGFAGDQIEMKDDKLYINGEFYEETYLDEYKSVLSEGGQLTYDFTLKELTGSETVPEGKLFVLGDNRRVSKDSRQFGFIDEDAVIGDVKMRIWPIDSFGIIN